The Corallococcus soli DNA window CCACCCCTGCTACCGCTTCCACCCGCACGTCCCCTTCGAGGTGGGCGCGACGCTCCAGGAGGTGACGGGCCTCTACACGCGCGAGCACATGGAGCTGGTGGAGCGGGGCATCCACCCGCCGTCCTTCAACGCGCGCTGGGCCATGGACGTCCACCCCGCAGGGGACCCGGAGCACCTCTTCGCGCCGCCGGACTTCCACTTCGTCTTCGCCGCGCGCTACCGCGTGGGCAACTTCGACGGCCTGGAGGCGCCGGGCCGGGGGCCCATCGAGACGGAGACCTACGAGCTGCTGGGACCGCGCCTCATCGCCGCGGTGGACCGCGCTCCGCCGGAGCTGTTCCGGCGGGCCCGCAGGATGACGTCCGACGAGTGACGCGGCGTCCGTTCAGGCCGGACGCGGCGTGCGCGAGGGGGGCGCGCCCTCGTAGTAGAGGCTGGCGTGCCCCTCGCCGTAGACGACCAGCACCCGGTCGTTCTGCTCCAGGAGACCCGACGTCTTCTGGGTGACCTTGCGAACCAGGGCGTCGAGCTGCGCCGGACCTGCTTTGCTCCCGGCCCGGACCGTGACGACAGGCATGCGGTGTCCTGCTCCCAATGACCTCTCCCGCGACGAACGCCGGCGGGGGCCGACGCCTCACCCGTCCGGAGGGTCCTGCGTGTCATAGCGAACGGAACACTTCGTTGACAAGTGCGTGCCGCCATGGGGGATAGAGACCCCCATGCTCCGCCACATCCGTGCCTTGCTGGTCGTTTCGCTTGCCCTGGCTTCCACCGCGCACGCGCAGTCGCGCAAGCCGCAGGAGCTGTACCACCAGTCCCCCACGCCGGCGTGGCTGCCGCGAGGCGTCTTCCTGGGCACGCAGCTGAGCAACGGCGCCGTCACCCCGCGCCTGCACCTGCAGTGGCAGTTCACCTTCTTCCAGGAGCGCAAGGACGCGTGGGCCGTCATCCTGGAGGGCGGGGTGGGGTGGGCTGCGTCCCTGCCCGACACGGCCGTGGAGGGCTACATCCTGCCGGTGAACTCCTACTACGAGCACCTGGCCCACGTGGGCGTCGCCTACCGCAACCACCTGCCGGGGATGGCGCACTGGGGCTTCCAGGTGTCGTCCGGCCCCGTCTTCTACGGCTCCCACTTCGGCACCCAGCCCCCGGACCGGCGCGTCGCCGGCTCCGTCCAGGGCCGCGTCCAGATTGGCTACCAGTTGAACGACGTGGGCCTGGGGCTCGCGGTGGGGTACGCGGAGCCGTTCGGACTCAAGAACCGCAGCTTCGCGCGCAACTTCGTGGGTGGCGTGAGCCTCGGATTTTTCGCGGATTGGCGGTAGAGGCGCGGTACACTGGCGGAGTGAGAGCGGAACGGCCCCCGGGTGTGGGGCCCGTGCGCCGCGTCCCCCGTCATGGCTGAGCTGCTCAATGCCCACGTCACGCGCTACCTGCGCAACCGCGACGAGTTCGAGCGGGGCCTTCCCCCGGGCCTCCTCGTCTTCATGCCCGCGCTCGGCGCGGTCCCTCCGGCGGAGCTGGAGGACTACCCGTTGCGGACGGTGACCAACGCCGGGCCGCCGACGCTCGGCCAGGACGAGCCCGTCGTCTTCCCCCTGCTCAAGTCCCAGGGCAACGCCTTCGGCCGGGGCATCACCGTGGGGCGCACGGGCAACAACGACGTCGTGCTCGATGACGGCAGTGTGTCCCGATTTCACGCGTGGTTTACACGGGACGCGGGGGAAGCAGGGTTCCTGCTGACGGATGCGGGCTCGAAGAACGGCTCGTACGTGGTGGGGGAGCGGCTGTTGGCCCGTAAACCGACGCCGGTGGGGGACGGGATGCGGCTGCGCTTCGGGCAGGTGGAGGTCAGCTTCTACACGGCCGGGGGTTTCGTCCGCCTGTTGGCGAAGCGCCTGCAGTCCTGAAGCCTTGCCACGTCTTCGGCGGCCTGCGTAACGTGCGAAGTCACCCAACAGGCACGGATGGGAGCGTTCGCGGTGGCCTTGACCACAGAAGCCTTCGGGCTGACCGATGTAGGCCGGAAACGGCAGCACAACGAAGACGCGATGATGGTGGACGCGTCGCTCGGCCTGTTCATGGTCGCCGATGGCATGGGCGGACACGCCGCGGGTGAGGTCGCCAGCGCGCGGGCCACGGAGGTCGTCAAGCAGCACATCGCGGCCAACCGGCACCTGCTGAAGGACCTGGCCAACAACCCCACGGCGGACAGCCGCTCCGCGGCGGCGGCGCTGGTGGAAGTGGCCGTGCAGCGGGCGTGCGCGGACATCTACCGCGCGGCCATGACGGACGCGTCCAAGCGCGGCATGGGCACGACGTTCGTGTGCCTGGCGGTGGGCGGCAACAAGGGCGTCATCGGCCACGTGGGCGACAGCCGGGTGTACCTGGTGCGCCACAGCCAGTGCCACCGGCTCACCGAGGACCACACGCTGGTCGCCGCGCAGCTGAAGGCCGGCACCATCACGAAGGAGCAGGCCGCGACGTCGCAGTACCGCAACGTCATCACCCGGGCGGTGGGCATCCAGGAGTCGGTCCAGGTCGACACGCTCATCGTGGACCTGATGCCCGGCGACGTGTTCCTGCTCTGCTCGGACGGCCTGCACGGCTACATGGAGGATGAGGAGCTCCTCCCGCTGGTGGCGAACCTCCAGCCCGGCGACATGCCGCGCAAGCTGGTGGAGCTGGCCAACGAGCGCGGCGGCAAGGACAACATCACCGCGGTGGTGGTGAAGGTCGCCGGCGACAGCGCGGCCCTGGCCAGCGAGGAGACGAGCGAGGCGCAGTCGCGCATGGAGGCGCTGCGGAAGATCCCCCTCTTCCGCCACCTCACGTACAAGGAGCAGACGGCGGTGCTGTCCATCGCCACCACGCGAACCTACCCGGCGGGTCGGGAGATCGTCGTGGAGGGGCAGCCGGGCGAGGAGCTCTTCGTCGTCATCCGGGGCCGGGTGGCCATCGAGAAGAACGGCGTGGAGATCGCGGAGCTGCGCTCGGGCGGCCACTTCGGGGAGATGGGCCTCATCGACAATGCGCCCCGCTCCGCCACGGTGCGCGCCACGGAGCCCACGCGGACCATGGTGATCGCCCGCTCGGACCTGATGGGGCTGATGAAGCGCGAGGCCATCCTCGCGGTGAAGATGCTCTGGAGCTTCGTGCAGGTGCTGAGCGACCGGCTGCGCGCGACCAACTCCGAGTTGAGCGAGGCGCGGCAGGAGCTGGCCGTGGCGCAGGCCATCCAGCCGTTCGCGGAGGACTGACGCGGGAACGCTTCCGGGGCCCCGGACGTCCTGGACAGGACGCTCCGGAATTTCCCGGGGGAAACCGTCGTTGGGGGGCCGGCCGTGGGGTAGGTTCCCGGCCGCGTACGCATGCGCAAATGGGTCTTCATCGGGGTGGCCGCCGCGCTGGTGGCCCTCGCTGCCATGGTGCTGGGACCCCGGTGGGGGGCTCCCGCCGCGCGCCCCGTGTCACCGGTCTCCGCCAGCTCGATGCGCCAGGGCCTGCCTGCCTTCAAGGCGGTGACGGTGTCGTCGGGCGCGCAGGAGGGGCTGACGCTCACCGGGCGGGTGCTGGACGGCGGCGGCAGGCCGGTGGCGGACGCGGAGGTGTCGCTCGCGGCGTCGGCGGAGCGGACGGTGGCGGACGTGCGGTGCGACGAGTGTGGACTGGCGCTGCTGGCCTGCACCGCGCATGAGACGGCGCTGCACACGCGGGCCTTCTTCGAACAGCAGCAGGGCTTCCTCACGCCGCGCGCCACGGTGCGCTCGGATGCGCAGGGCAAGTTCCGCTTCGATCACCTGGCGGGCGTGTCCTTCTCCGTGTGGGCGCGCGCGCCGGGGCTGGGCGTGGCGCTCAAGAACCGGGCGGCGCCGGGTGAAGCGGTGGACCTGTACCTGCCTGCCCTACGGAGCATCTCGGGCACGGTGGTGGACGACGCGGGCCAGCCGAAGCCCGGGGCGCGCGTGCGCGCGGTGTCGCGCAAGGTGCCGCTGCCCTTCGAGGTGGTGGCGGGCGCGGGCGGGGCGTTCTCGCTGACGGGCCTGGGCGAGGGGCCCTTCTACGTGCTCGCGGACGCGGAGGGCTTCCAGCCCGCGGTGGCGCAGCAGGTGGAGGCGGACTCGCAGCCGCTGCGCCTGAAGCTGACGCCGTCACGCACCCTGGAGGTGCGTGTCACGCGCGATGGCGCCCCCGCCGCGGCGACGGTGCGGCTGAGGGGGGACCACCTGACGCGCGAGGCGCACACGGAGGCGCAGGGCGGGCCGGTGCGCTTCAACGGCCTGTATCCGGATGAGGTGGTGGTGACGGCGGAGGCGCCGGGCTTCGGCTCCGCGCCCCGGACGCTCACGCTGTCCCAGCGGGTGACGCAGGTGACGCTGGAGCTGGAGGTCGCCGGCCGGCTGCTCGTCACGGTGGTGGACGAAGAGGGCCAGCCGGTGCCGAACCCGCAGCTGCTGCTGCGCACGGTGGCGGGCGACCTCATCCGCCGCGACGCGGTGCCCACCGGGGCGCTCGCGGAGCTGGGGCCGCTGGCGCCGGGCGAGTACGTGCTGGAGGGCCAGGCGGAGGGCTTCACCACGGCGCAGCTCCCCGCGCGGGTGGCCGCCGGGGAGACGGCGCTGGAGCTGGAGCTGGCGAAGGCGACGCTCATCACCGGGCAGGTCATCGACGAGTACGGCCGGCCCGCCTCGAACGTGTCCATCCTCATCCAACCCACGGGGGAGACGACGAACGCGGGCGACGACGGCCGCTTCTCCGCGCAGGTGCCCATGCCGGGCCTCTACACGCTGCACGCGCACCACTCCGAGTGGGGCGGCGGCAGCGTGCAGGCGACGGCGCCCGCGACGGACGTGACGCTGTCGCTGGAGGCGAAGGCGGGCGCGGACGTGACGGTGTCCAGCGCGGGCCGGCGGGTGGAGGGCGCGGACGTGGTGATGTGGGCGGATCCGGAGAACATCTTCCGCAGCGACCGGCCGTCCGGGCCGGACGGGGTGGTGCCCATGCGCGGGCTGCCGCCGGGCACGTACACGCTGGTGGCGTCGCATCCGGAGTACCTGTCGTCGGGGCCCACGGCGGTGACGGTGCAGGATGGCGCCACGCAGCAGGTGGCGGTGGAGCTGGAGCCGGGCGCGACGCTGTCGGGCGACGTGGTGGACGAACAGGGCCAGCCGGTGGTGGGCGCCAGCCTGAGCGTGATGCCGCGCATGGCGGAGCCGGTGCAGACGGACTCGGGCGGGCGCTTCGAGTTCCGGGCGCTGCGGCCGGAGCGCACCTTCCTGCTGGACGCGCGCCACGCGGGCTACGAGTCCCTGGAGCGCACGCAGGGCAAGCCGGGCGGCCCTCCGGTGCAGGTGAAGATGCGCAAGCGCACGACGTTCCGGGGCCGGGTGATGGACGACCAGGGCCAGCCGGTGCGCCGCTTCCGCGTGGACGAGCACGACGTGAACAGCCCGGATGGCCGCTTCGAGCTGCCGCTGTCCACGGCGGGCGACCGGCTCATCGTCGCGGTGGACGCGGCGGGCTACGAGCCCCAGGTGGTGGACCGCCCGTCGAAGACGACGGACATGGGCGACGTGGTGTTGACGAAGGCGCCGTCGGTGTCCGGCCGGGTGCAGGACGCGGCGGGCGGCGCGGTGGCGGACGCGGTGGTGACGTGCGACGTGTGTGATGGGTCCGTGCTGTCCGGGCCGGACGGCAGCTTCACGCTGGCCAGCCCCCCGTTCGTGCCGCGCTTCACGGTGTCCGCGCGCAAGGGCAAGGTGAGCGGCACGCAGGAGGTGCCGCGCGGGAGCACGACGCCGGTGCAGCTGACGCTCAAGCCCGCGACGCGGCTGACGGGCCGGGTGTACCTGGCGGACGGCCGGCCCGCGGCGGGCTCGCAGGTGGAGGGGCTCAACGCGGATCGCAGCGAGACGGTGTCGCTCATCACCGGCGCGGATGGCCGCTACAGCACGGAGCTGTCGCCGGGCAACTACCGCTTCGTGGTGGGCAGCGGACGCGGCGGCGCGGGTGAGCCCGCGGTGGTGGTGCAGGTGGCGGGCGCGGACATGACGCTGGACCTGGGGCCGGTGCCGGGCACCGCGTCGCTGACGGTGCTGCTGCAGCCGGAGCGGGGCAAGGCGCTGTGGGTGGTGCCGGGCGACGTGGGACAGGTGGGCAACCCGCCGGTGGAGCTGCTGCGCTCGCGCTACGCCCAGCTCGTCTACCAGCCGATGCGCGAGCGGGTGGTGGTGCAGGGCCTGTCGCCGGGCCGGTACACGCTGGTGTGGGGCTTCTTCCACGCGGAGATGCCGGGGGCGGGCCCCCTGGTGCGCACGGTGGACGTGCCCTCCCAGGGCGAGGTGTCCCTGCGGTAGTCGTGTTGCGACGGGGCGCCCCGGCGCGTAATGAAGCCGCATGGACGCATCGGCATTGAAGGGCCGCCGGATCATCGTCGGCGTGGGCGGCGGCATCGCGGCGTACAAGGCCTGTGAGCTGGTGCGGGAGCTGGGCCGCGCGGGCGCGGAGGTGCGGGTGGCCATGACGGAGGCCGCGCGCCAGTTCGTCACCCCGCTCACCTTCCAGGCGCTGTGCGGGCACTCGGTGCTGACGGACTACTTCGACCCGGCGCAGGAGGGGAACTTCGGCCACCTGGACCTCGCCCGCTGGGGGGAGGCGTTCGTGGTGGCGCCCGCGACGGCGGACCTGCTGGCGAAGCTCCGCGTGGGCCTGGGCGGGGACGCGGTGACGACGTCGCTGCTGGCCTTCAAGGGCCCCGTGGTGCTGGCGCCTGCGATGAACGTGGCCATGTGGGAGAACGCGCGGACGCAGCAGAACGTGGCGTCGCTGCTGGCGGAGCCGCGCTTCACCAGCGTGGGGCCGGGCGCGGGGATGCTGGCGTGCGGCGACGTGGGCGCGGGAAGGTTGGCGGACGTGGGCGCCATCGTGTCAGCGGTAGCAGCGCGGCTGGGCGGCGGTCCGCTGAAGGGCAGGACGGTGCTGGTGACGGCGGGCCCCACGCGTGAGTTCCTGGATCCGGTGCGGTTCATCTCCAATCCGTCCACGGGGAAGATGGGCATGGCGCTGGCGCACGAGGCGCGGGCGCTGGGCGCGAGCGTGACGGTGGTGCTGGGGCCGGTGGGCCCGGTGGACCGCGCGGGCCTGGAGGTGGTGGACGTGGTGAGCGCGGAGGACATGGCGCGCGAGGTGCTGTCGCGCGTGGAGTCCGCGGATGCGTTCATCGCCACGGCGGCGGTGAGCGACTGGCGTCCGGAGGCGCGGGCCCCGCAGAAGGTGAAGAAGGGCGACAGCCCGGAGTCCCTGCGCCTGGTGCGCACGCCGGACGTGTTGCTGGAGGCGTCGCGCAAGGTGGCGGGCAGGGCGAAGCGCCCGGTGCTGGTGGGCTTCGCGGCGGAGACGGAGCGGGTGGTGGAGCACGCGCGCGAGAAGCTGGAGCGCAAGGGCCTGGACGCCATCGTCGCCAACGACGTCACCGCCGCGGGGGCGGGGTTCGGCGCGGACACGAACCGCGTGACGGTCATCTCCCGCACCGGGCCGGACCGCGTGCTGGAGGGCAGCAAGCGCGCGGTGGCGGCGGAGCTCCTGTCGCTGCTGCTCGTGGCGCCGCTCGGCTGAGCGGCGCTGCGGGGCGCGGGCGTCACTTCGTCGGCAGCTCGACTTCGCGCCCCTGCTGGAGGTCGAGCAGGCCGGTGGTGGTGGTGCCTCCGCAGTGCTGGCGGATCTTCCCGCCAATCTGCTCGACCAGCCGCAGCAGCTCCTCCGTCTTCACGGCGGCGGAGGGCGCTTCCGCGAACAGGATGATGTCGCGCGAGGTCGTCTCCACCTTCGCGAAGTCACAGTCCCGGAAGTTCCACCGGCGGGTGAGGACGCGCGCGTCGTCCGCGTAGACGACCTCGCCGGGGCTGGTGGGTTCGGGCTCCGGGCTGCCGATGCCGGTGAAGGACTCGTTGCCCGGTGACAGGCGCAGGCGCAGGTCGCCCTGGAGGCGGCCGAGGTCATAGCCACCGACGGGCAGGAGGAAGAAGAGCTCCTGCAGCAGGTAGGCGTTGACGGCCCGGCTGATCCACGGGAGCGGGTGGCCATTCACCACGCGGCGCAGCAGCGCTTCCGCGCTGGGGCGAAACTTCTTCGGGTTGACGCCGAAGCGCTGGTAGGCGTCCTGCCAGGCGAGGATTCGTGTGTCCGCCGCCAGTGCGGCGAGGTCGGGGATCCGGGCGCGGAAATCCGACTCAGCAGCACGGATTTCAGCCTCCAGCCCTTCTGGTGGGTTGCCCGTGTTGTCCATTCCGCGCACCGCCACGAAGCTGATGCGGAGCTCGGGAAAACGCTGGGCCATGTCCTCGGAAACACTCAGTTGCATGGGCTTCTCCTGAAAAAGGGCTGCTGCGTATCACCTCCGCACGCCCGACGGCCAGGGTTGGCCTGCGGCGCATCAATGCCAGACGTCATCGGTTGCATGGCTCCGGTGATGTCAGAGGTCATTGTTACGGTGGCTCAATGACCAGATAGTGCCCGCGCCCTTTCCAATCCGTGGGTTTTGTTTTTTTCAAAGCCCCTGTTGGACGGGGGCGAGGGCCATGGGGGCCGGCCTCGCCTTGTCGTTCCGGCAGGAATTGTTTTTTTCAATCATGACGACCGAACCGCGCCAGTCAGAAGGGATAGCGCCGAGCCCGGGGCTTGTCATGCCCAGGGGCAAGGAGGTCCGTGAGCTGCGGGAGTACCTCGTGGCGCAGGGGCAGGAGGAGCAGCTCACCGGGTTGGGTGTGCCGCGGCCTGCCCGCGCAATCCTGGAGGTCCTTGAAACGTGGGCGCTCATCCTGGGCGCCTGGGTTTTGTGTGTACATGTTTCATGGTTCCTGCTCCCCGTGGCCCTGGTGCTGGTGGGGTCGCGCCAGCGTGCGTTGGGGAACCGGTTGCACGATGCGGCCCATGGA harbors:
- a CDS encoding DUF2716 domain-containing protein, whose translation is MRYLDSGTEAWWPLAGDAERHALDHPWPSPGQGSVRFVIDDGFFRLEHDARLELYRDLSEKMLAVFRELTPPGGWLYALDPHHPCYRFHPHVPFEVGATLQEVTGLYTREHMELVERGIHPPSFNARWAMDVHPAGDPEHLFAPPDFHFVFAARYRVGNFDGLEAPGRGPIETETYELLGPRLIAAVDRAPPELFRRARRMTSDE
- a CDS encoding FHA domain-containing protein — translated: MAELLNAHVTRYLRNRDEFERGLPPGLLVFMPALGAVPPAELEDYPLRTVTNAGPPTLGQDEPVVFPLLKSQGNAFGRGITVGRTGNNDVVLDDGSVSRFHAWFTRDAGEAGFLLTDAGSKNGSYVVGERLLARKPTPVGDGMRLRFGQVEVSFYTAGGFVRLLAKRLQS
- a CDS encoding Stp1/IreP family PP2C-type Ser/Thr phosphatase; translated protein: MGAFAVALTTEAFGLTDVGRKRQHNEDAMMVDASLGLFMVADGMGGHAAGEVASARATEVVKQHIAANRHLLKDLANNPTADSRSAAAALVEVAVQRACADIYRAAMTDASKRGMGTTFVCLAVGGNKGVIGHVGDSRVYLVRHSQCHRLTEDHTLVAAQLKAGTITKEQAATSQYRNVITRAVGIQESVQVDTLIVDLMPGDVFLLCSDGLHGYMEDEELLPLVANLQPGDMPRKLVELANERGGKDNITAVVVKVAGDSAALASEETSEAQSRMEALRKIPLFRHLTYKEQTAVLSIATTRTYPAGREIVVEGQPGEELFVVIRGRVAIEKNGVEIAELRSGGHFGEMGLIDNAPRSATVRATEPTRTMVIARSDLMGLMKREAILAVKMLWSFVQVLSDRLRATNSELSEARQELAVAQAIQPFAED
- a CDS encoding carboxypeptidase-like regulatory domain-containing protein — encoded protein: MRKWVFIGVAAALVALAAMVLGPRWGAPAARPVSPVSASSMRQGLPAFKAVTVSSGAQEGLTLTGRVLDGGGRPVADAEVSLAASAERTVADVRCDECGLALLACTAHETALHTRAFFEQQQGFLTPRATVRSDAQGKFRFDHLAGVSFSVWARAPGLGVALKNRAAPGEAVDLYLPALRSISGTVVDDAGQPKPGARVRAVSRKVPLPFEVVAGAGGAFSLTGLGEGPFYVLADAEGFQPAVAQQVEADSQPLRLKLTPSRTLEVRVTRDGAPAAATVRLRGDHLTREAHTEAQGGPVRFNGLYPDEVVVTAEAPGFGSAPRTLTLSQRVTQVTLELEVAGRLLVTVVDEEGQPVPNPQLLLRTVAGDLIRRDAVPTGALAELGPLAPGEYVLEGQAEGFTTAQLPARVAAGETALELELAKATLITGQVIDEYGRPASNVSILIQPTGETTNAGDDGRFSAQVPMPGLYTLHAHHSEWGGGSVQATAPATDVTLSLEAKAGADVTVSSAGRRVEGADVVMWADPENIFRSDRPSGPDGVVPMRGLPPGTYTLVASHPEYLSSGPTAVTVQDGATQQVAVELEPGATLSGDVVDEQGQPVVGASLSVMPRMAEPVQTDSGGRFEFRALRPERTFLLDARHAGYESLERTQGKPGGPPVQVKMRKRTTFRGRVMDDQGQPVRRFRVDEHDVNSPDGRFELPLSTAGDRLIVAVDAAGYEPQVVDRPSKTTDMGDVVLTKAPSVSGRVQDAAGGAVADAVVTCDVCDGSVLSGPDGSFTLASPPFVPRFTVSARKGKVSGTQEVPRGSTTPVQLTLKPATRLTGRVYLADGRPAAGSQVEGLNADRSETVSLITGADGRYSTELSPGNYRFVVGSGRGGAGEPAVVVQVAGADMTLDLGPVPGTASLTVLLQPERGKALWVVPGDVGQVGNPPVELLRSRYAQLVYQPMRERVVVQGLSPGRYTLVWGFFHAEMPGAGPLVRTVDVPSQGEVSLR
- the coaBC gene encoding bifunctional phosphopantothenoylcysteine decarboxylase/phosphopantothenate--cysteine ligase CoaBC, giving the protein MDASALKGRRIIVGVGGGIAAYKACELVRELGRAGAEVRVAMTEAARQFVTPLTFQALCGHSVLTDYFDPAQEGNFGHLDLARWGEAFVVAPATADLLAKLRVGLGGDAVTTSLLAFKGPVVLAPAMNVAMWENARTQQNVASLLAEPRFTSVGPGAGMLACGDVGAGRLADVGAIVSAVAARLGGGPLKGRTVLVTAGPTREFLDPVRFISNPSTGKMGMALAHEARALGASVTVVLGPVGPVDRAGLEVVDVVSAEDMAREVLSRVESADAFIATAAVSDWRPEARAPQKVKKGDSPESLRLVRTPDVLLEASRKVAGRAKRPVLVGFAAETERVVEHAREKLERKGLDAIVANDVTAAGAGFGADTNRVTVISRTGPDRVLEGSKRAVAAELLSLLLVAPLG
- a CDS encoding B3/B4 domain-containing protein, translated to MQLSVSEDMAQRFPELRISFVAVRGMDNTGNPPEGLEAEIRAAESDFRARIPDLAALAADTRILAWQDAYQRFGVNPKKFRPSAEALLRRVVNGHPLPWISRAVNAYLLQELFFLLPVGGYDLGRLQGDLRLRLSPGNESFTGIGSPEPEPTSPGEVVYADDARVLTRRWNFRDCDFAKVETTSRDIILFAEAPSAAVKTEELLRLVEQIGGKIRQHCGGTTTTGLLDLQQGREVELPTK